A single genomic interval of Aegicerativicinus sediminis harbors:
- a CDS encoding glycoside hydrolase family 88 protein has protein sequence MKNLPSRLSLLGIILFYSFTAHSQKLSIDQIDTILDNAVKSYQFIGKDLPEDRFPTTYYEKGDILATSGSGWWCSGFYPGSLLYLYKFSRNDDLLNTAKTKMTHLEKEQFNTSTHDLGFMMFCSFGQLMEIEPSEKWESILMNSAKSLATRFNPQIGCIKSWDSNIDTDFKVIIDNMMNLELLYWASEFSGDPSFKNIADTHAETTIKNHFREDNSSFHLVNYNSETGEIKEKKTVQGAFDESAWSRGQAWGLYGFTRSYQKTGNKKYLNQAKKIANFLLNHSNFPTDGIPYWDFNAPNIPDAYRDSSAAAIMASSLLDLSSVVDGADAVNYKNVAIKILTSLSSPEYLAKPIENGGFLLKHAVGNLPSESEVNVPLSYADYYFLEALMKYRSLLEK, from the coding sequence ATGAAAAATTTGCCTTCTAGATTGAGCCTTTTGGGTATCATTTTATTTTACTCATTCACAGCCCACAGTCAAAAATTATCAATTGATCAAATAGACACGATCTTAGATAACGCTGTAAAAAGTTATCAATTTATAGGTAAAGACCTGCCTGAAGACCGATTCCCAACAACTTATTATGAAAAGGGCGACATATTGGCAACTTCTGGCTCGGGCTGGTGGTGCAGTGGCTTTTATCCTGGATCCTTACTATACCTATATAAATTTAGTAGAAATGACGATTTATTGAATACCGCCAAAACCAAAATGACCCATTTAGAAAAAGAACAATTCAACACCTCAACACATGATTTGGGTTTTATGATGTTTTGCAGTTTTGGACAGTTGATGGAAATTGAGCCAAGTGAGAAATGGGAATCTATATTGATGAACAGCGCTAAATCATTAGCTACTAGATTCAATCCTCAAATTGGCTGCATAAAATCTTGGGACTCTAATATCGATACAGATTTTAAGGTAATTATCGACAATATGATGAATCTAGAATTACTGTATTGGGCTTCAGAATTCAGTGGTGATCCATCATTTAAAAATATTGCCGACACTCATGCTGAAACTACCATAAAAAATCATTTTAGAGAAGATAATAGCTCCTTCCATCTGGTAAATTACAATTCTGAAACTGGAGAAATAAAAGAGAAAAAAACGGTACAGGGTGCTTTTGATGAATCAGCTTGGTCAAGAGGACAAGCTTGGGGTTTATACGGTTTTACTCGTTCATATCAAAAAACAGGGAACAAAAAATACCTTAACCAAGCCAAAAAAATAGCCAATTTCCTTTTGAATCATTCCAATTTTCCCACAGATGGCATTCCTTATTGGGATTTTAATGCCCCTAACATTCCAGATGCTTATAGAGATAGTTCTGCAGCGGCCATAATGGCCTCTTCACTTTTAGATTTAAGCTCAGTGGTTGATGGAGCAGATGCGGTAAATTATAAAAATGTTGCCATTAAAATTCTAACATCGCTATCGAGTCCTGAATATTTGGCTAAACCGATAGAAAATGGAGGGTTTTTATTGAAACATGCTGTAGGCAATTTACCTTCTGAATCAGAGGTTAATGTACCACTTAGCTACGCTGATTATTATTTCCTTGAGGCCTTGATGAAATACCGGAGTCTTCTAGAAAAATAA
- a CDS encoding BNR repeat-containing protein, which produces MTFPIKLSSIAWLGMFIFSVTLFECASPKIQQTTIGKAWSGNSVNTVIFRQAAIVSNDNIQITAYYNDSGQLILAKRNLPNGGWITVSTPFKGNIEDAHNSISLAIDGNGYIHLAWNHHDSALNYAISSSPMNLEFERLDRMIGDLEDKVTYPEFRLMPNGNLIFLYRNGASGNGQLVLNSFNKKEKIWQRTQSLLIDGEGLRNPYWQSYVSDAGRIHLSWVWRETWDASTNHDLYYIYSDDGGKEWKDYNNNPLTLPITKKTLSSIWNIPPNSSLINQTSMVADHNETPFIATYWREENKNVQYKIIYLKNGLWKKVDIPLISDNFQLGGGGTKKIPISRPQILVSANDSNRWYLLLRYDNHGNKIELLQTKNAGQSWVLKSLSNYNYGDWEPNIDEFLWRKRQKLHIFGLRVNQIDGEGVAKIPQDTLKIIEVSNLK; this is translated from the coding sequence GTGACATTCCCAATTAAATTATCATCAATAGCTTGGTTGGGAATGTTCATTTTTTCAGTCACTCTATTTGAATGTGCCTCTCCGAAAATTCAACAAACAACAATTGGAAAAGCTTGGTCAGGCAATTCTGTAAATACAGTAATCTTTAGACAAGCTGCAATAGTAAGTAATGACAATATCCAAATAACTGCTTATTATAACGACTCGGGGCAACTTATATTAGCAAAGCGCAATTTACCCAATGGAGGATGGATTACAGTCTCAACCCCATTCAAAGGAAATATCGAAGACGCCCATAATTCCATTAGTCTTGCAATAGACGGAAACGGCTATATACATTTAGCATGGAATCATCATGATTCTGCTTTAAACTATGCCATAAGCAGCTCTCCAATGAATTTAGAGTTTGAAAGATTGGATCGGATGATTGGTGATTTGGAAGACAAGGTTACCTATCCCGAATTTAGATTAATGCCTAATGGAAACCTTATTTTTTTATATCGCAATGGAGCTTCCGGTAATGGGCAATTAGTGTTGAACTCCTTCAATAAAAAAGAAAAAATTTGGCAAAGAACACAATCACTTTTAATTGATGGCGAGGGTCTGCGAAATCCATATTGGCAATCTTATGTTAGTGATGCGGGCAGAATACATCTCTCATGGGTTTGGAGAGAAACATGGGATGCGTCAACAAACCATGACCTTTACTATATTTATTCAGATGACGGGGGCAAGGAATGGAAAGATTACAACAACAATCCTTTAACCTTACCTATAACCAAAAAAACATTATCTTCCATTTGGAATATACCTCCGAACTCATCTTTGATCAACCAAACTTCCATGGTTGCCGATCATAATGAAACCCCATTTATAGCAACTTATTGGAGAGAAGAAAACAAGAATGTTCAATACAAAATTATCTACCTTAAAAATGGGTTATGGAAGAAAGTAGACATTCCGCTTATTTCTGATAATTTTCAATTGGGTGGAGGCGGAACAAAAAAAATCCCTATTTCCCGACCACAGATTTTAGTTTCTGCAAATGATAGCAATAGATGGTATCTTTTACTACGATACGACAACCATGGAAATAAAATAGAATTACTACAAACTAAAAATGCTGGTCAAAGTTGGGTCTTAAAATCACTGTCTAATTATAATTATGGCGATTGGGAACCTAATATAGATGAGTTTCTGTGGCGAAAACGGCAAAAACTCCATATTTTTGGTTTAAGGGTTAATCAAATAGACGGAGAAGGTGTTGCAAAAATTCCTCAAGACACCCTAAAAATCATTGAAGTTTCTAATCTTAAATAG
- a CDS encoding beta-glucosidase family protein, translating to MNNKVLLTAIISAMVMITSCKEEGKATSIATTNDSNKEITYKGTPISMDFESKIDSLIMEMTLEEKIGMLHGNTMFANKSVERLGIPELTMADGPLGVREEISRTSWAPAGWDNDFATYFPAGGGLAATWNPKLSYVFGNAVGAEARARDKDVLLSPAINIIRTPLGGRTYEYFTEDPFLNKKITVPFVVGVQENDVAACVKHYAANNQETHRDFVDVQIDERTLREIYLPAFKAAVEEAEAYSIMGAYNKFRGDYLCENPYMLDSILRKEWGFKGIVISDWAAVHTTKASLESGTDIEMGTPKPFNEFFFADKLIEAVKNGEVSEDEIDKHVRRILRLMFTLKTVDGKGQKEGSSSTEAHFKDAYDIAAESVVLLKNENNLLPINTSNISSIAVIGNNAIKKNALGGFGAGVKTKIEVTPLEGLQNRLPESVKINFAEGYKEAYKRDEKAKFGDITLNGPVTVNELDENLVNEAITAAKNSDLTIVFAGSNRDYETEASDRANLDLPYGQEELIHQLLEVNPNTIVVFIAGAPFDIKAVSDKSKAVIWTWFNGSEGGNALADVLLGNINPSGKLPWTMPVKLEDSPAHATNSFPGDDTVTYEEGILVGYRWFDTKNIEPLYPFGYGDSYTSFELGDLSINKSEFGEDETIDIKVAVKNTGDWDGKEVVQAYISKPNTSIERATNELKGFTKVEVDQGSTAMAYISIPVKELAFYNTDTKNWEVEKGTYIIKIGNSSRNLTMETSINIL from the coding sequence ATGAATAACAAGGTCTTACTAACAGCAATTATTTCTGCAATGGTAATGATAACATCCTGCAAGGAAGAAGGGAAGGCGACTAGTATCGCCACTACGAACGATTCCAACAAAGAAATTACTTATAAAGGAACACCAATTTCTATGGATTTCGAAAGTAAAATTGACAGTTTAATCATGGAAATGACCCTGGAGGAAAAAATCGGAATGCTCCATGGCAACACCATGTTCGCCAACAAAAGTGTAGAACGTTTAGGAATACCAGAGCTTACCATGGCGGATGGCCCTTTAGGTGTGCGTGAAGAAATATCTAGAACATCTTGGGCTCCAGCAGGCTGGGACAATGATTTTGCAACCTACTTTCCTGCTGGTGGCGGTTTGGCTGCCACATGGAATCCTAAACTTTCCTATGTATTTGGTAATGCAGTAGGTGCAGAAGCAAGGGCGAGGGATAAAGATGTATTGCTTTCCCCGGCTATTAATATAATTAGAACTCCCCTCGGTGGAAGAACTTATGAATACTTCACAGAAGATCCATTCTTAAACAAAAAAATTACCGTACCCTTTGTTGTTGGAGTTCAAGAAAATGATGTTGCAGCTTGTGTAAAGCATTATGCTGCCAACAACCAAGAAACACACAGAGATTTTGTGGATGTTCAAATCGATGAACGAACCCTAAGAGAAATTTATTTACCGGCATTTAAAGCTGCAGTTGAAGAAGCTGAGGCCTATAGTATTATGGGCGCCTATAATAAGTTTAGAGGCGACTATCTCTGTGAAAACCCTTATATGTTAGATAGCATTTTAAGAAAAGAATGGGGATTTAAAGGAATTGTAATTTCAGATTGGGCTGCAGTACATACAACTAAAGCTTCACTGGAGAGCGGCACAGATATAGAAATGGGCACACCTAAGCCTTTCAATGAATTCTTCTTTGCTGATAAATTAATTGAAGCTGTTAAGAATGGTGAAGTTTCGGAAGATGAAATAGACAAACATGTCAGACGCATTTTAAGACTTATGTTTACCCTTAAAACAGTAGATGGAAAGGGTCAAAAAGAAGGAAGTTCATCAACTGAAGCTCATTTTAAAGACGCTTATGATATAGCTGCAGAATCGGTTGTTTTATTGAAAAATGAAAACAATTTGTTGCCAATCAATACTTCCAATATTAGCAGCATAGCAGTAATAGGAAATAATGCCATCAAAAAGAATGCATTGGGCGGTTTTGGAGCAGGTGTTAAAACAAAAATAGAAGTAACCCCTCTTGAAGGTCTACAGAATCGTTTACCAGAATCTGTAAAAATAAATTTTGCTGAAGGTTATAAAGAAGCATATAAAAGAGACGAAAAGGCAAAATTTGGGGATATTACTTTAAATGGCCCTGTTACAGTTAATGAACTAGATGAAAATTTAGTAAATGAGGCAATTACAGCAGCGAAAAACTCCGATTTAACTATTGTATTTGCAGGCTCTAATCGCGATTATGAAACAGAAGCTTCAGATCGTGCAAATTTAGATTTACCCTATGGGCAGGAAGAACTAATACATCAACTATTAGAAGTTAACCCGAATACAATTGTTGTTTTCATAGCTGGCGCTCCTTTTGATATAAAAGCGGTAAGTGACAAATCAAAGGCTGTTATATGGACTTGGTTTAATGGATCTGAAGGTGGAAATGCACTTGCCGATGTTCTCCTGGGTAACATTAATCCATCAGGAAAATTACCTTGGACGATGCCGGTTAAACTTGAGGACTCACCTGCTCATGCAACCAATAGTTTCCCGGGTGATGATACAGTTACATATGAAGAGGGAATTTTAGTAGGATATCGCTGGTTCGACACAAAAAACATTGAGCCACTATATCCATTTGGTTACGGAGACTCCTATACCTCATTTGAACTTGGTGATTTAAGCATAAATAAAAGCGAATTCGGTGAGGATGAAACAATTGATATAAAGGTGGCTGTTAAAAACACAGGTGATTGGGATGGCAAAGAAGTCGTTCAAGCGTATATTTCTAAACCAAATACCTCAATCGAGCGTGCCACAAACGAATTGAAAGGGTTTACAAAAGTTGAAGTCGACCAGGGTAGCACCGCAATGGCGTATATATCCATTCCCGTAAAGGAACTGGCTTTTTATAACACAGATACCAAAAACTGGGAAGTCGAAAAAGGAACCTATATTATTAAAATAGGTAATTCCTCAAGGAATCTAACCATGGAAACTTCCATAAATATTTTGTAA
- a CDS encoding TIM-barrel domain-containing protein, with product MYRANLLLVLMISLIVGSCAKNEKKYQLTEDGILVHLDRATDSIASLVKLEVLGEKLIHVSATPNKEFPKDSSLIILPNQEKVLFNVEELGDSIRLSTKELNVFVSTKDGGIVFKNKDGKIILSESHGGGKMFKPIEVEGTKGFTVRQLFNSPNDEAFYGLGQHQSDEFNYKNKSEELFQYNTKVSVPFIVSNKNYGLLWDSYSITRFGDSRPYGQLNEVFKLYDKNGKENSLTGTYSTSENGGQTIIRDEPNIFFEDINSVQNLPQDIPLKNAEVLYEGEIEPSETGQYQFTLYYAGYIKVYMNDELIVPERWRTAWNPNSYKFNMDLEAGRKVPLRIEWKPDGGRSYCGLRARKPQLEEEKGQQVWWSEMNKKLDYYFVYGDSMDEIIKGYRALTGKSQIMPKWAMGYWQSRERYKTQDEILGALREFRERKIPIDNIVLDWNHWEEDQWGSHEFDKSRFPDPKGMVDSIHAMNGKMMISVWPKFYANTEHFKEFDQEGWMYQQAVKDSIRDWVGPGYVGSFYDAYSAGARKLFWNQIYEHYYPLNIDAWWMDASEPNILDCTPMEYRKELQGPTALGPAAEYFNTYALMNAEAIYNGQRDVAPNQRVFLLTRSGFAGLQRYSTATWSGDIGTRWEDMKAQISAGLNFAVSGIPYWTMDIGGFCVEDRYVAAQLEYNKSGTENGDYKEWRELNTRWNQFGAFAPLYRSHGQYPFREPWHIAPEGHPAFESIVYYTNLRYHLMPYIYSLAGKTYFDDYTIMRPLVMDFASDKNTENIGDQFMFGPSILVNPVYEYGARSKDVYFPKGTIWYDLYSGQAIEGGQSSTVDAPYGKIPLYVPAGAIIPTGQAMQYTDEKPNDKLTIYVYSGADGSFDLYEDEGVNYNYEKGRYSITPFDYNDANGILTIGERQGSFDNMLENRTLNIVLVTKNNPIGMTFDTEGQTIEYNGQPQSIELK from the coding sequence ATGTATAGAGCGAACTTACTTCTGGTACTCATGATTTCGTTGATAGTAGGGTCATGTGCCAAAAATGAAAAAAAGTATCAATTAACTGAGGATGGGATTTTGGTACATCTAGATAGGGCAACCGATAGTATAGCTAGCCTAGTAAAATTAGAAGTTTTAGGAGAAAAACTTATTCATGTTTCTGCTACTCCAAATAAAGAATTCCCTAAAGATTCAAGTTTAATTATTTTACCTAACCAGGAAAAAGTTCTGTTTAATGTTGAAGAGTTGGGGGATTCCATTCGGCTATCTACCAAAGAGTTAAATGTTTTTGTTTCAACTAAAGACGGAGGAATTGTATTTAAGAATAAGGATGGAAAAATTATTCTCTCTGAGTCGCACGGTGGAGGCAAGATGTTTAAACCTATTGAAGTTGAGGGAACCAAAGGCTTTACGGTTCGCCAACTATTTAATTCACCTAACGATGAAGCGTTTTATGGTTTAGGGCAACATCAATCCGATGAATTTAATTACAAAAACAAAAGTGAGGAGTTATTTCAATACAACACCAAGGTTTCAGTACCCTTTATAGTTTCCAATAAAAATTATGGTCTTCTTTGGGACAGTTATTCCATAACCCGTTTTGGAGATAGTAGACCTTATGGGCAGTTAAATGAGGTTTTCAAACTATATGACAAAAATGGAAAGGAGAATTCCTTAACAGGTACTTATTCCACATCCGAAAACGGCGGACAAACGATTATTAGGGATGAGCCCAACATCTTTTTTGAGGATATAAATAGCGTTCAAAACCTACCTCAAGATATCCCCTTGAAAAATGCAGAGGTTCTCTATGAAGGAGAAATTGAACCTTCTGAAACTGGTCAATATCAATTCACGCTTTATTATGCAGGTTACATAAAGGTGTACATGAATGATGAACTTATAGTTCCAGAAAGATGGAGAACTGCATGGAATCCTAACAGCTACAAGTTCAATATGGATCTTGAAGCAGGTAGAAAAGTACCCTTAAGAATTGAATGGAAACCCGATGGGGGACGCTCCTATTGTGGTTTGAGGGCAAGAAAACCACAGCTGGAAGAGGAGAAAGGGCAACAGGTTTGGTGGAGCGAAATGAATAAAAAATTAGATTACTATTTTGTTTATGGGGATTCTATGGATGAAATTATCAAAGGTTATAGAGCCCTTACTGGTAAGTCTCAAATAATGCCAAAATGGGCAATGGGTTATTGGCAAAGTCGTGAACGCTATAAAACTCAAGATGAAATTTTAGGTGCCTTACGAGAGTTTAGAGAACGAAAGATCCCTATTGACAATATTGTCTTGGATTGGAATCATTGGGAGGAAGACCAATGGGGTAGCCACGAATTTGATAAATCTAGGTTTCCAGACCCCAAAGGAATGGTAGATTCCATCCATGCGATGAATGGTAAAATGATGATATCGGTATGGCCAAAGTTTTATGCCAATACTGAACATTTTAAGGAATTTGATCAAGAAGGTTGGATGTACCAACAAGCAGTTAAAGACAGTATCCGCGATTGGGTAGGACCTGGTTATGTTGGTTCATTTTATGACGCTTATTCTGCCGGTGCTAGAAAATTGTTTTGGAACCAAATTTACGAGCATTACTACCCTTTAAATATTGACGCTTGGTGGATGGACGCCAGCGAACCTAATATATTGGATTGTACCCCAATGGAATACCGCAAGGAACTACAGGGCCCAACTGCCTTAGGCCCTGCCGCCGAATATTTCAACACCTATGCCTTAATGAATGCTGAAGCCATTTACAATGGTCAGCGCGATGTTGCACCCAACCAACGAGTTTTCCTTTTAACCAGATCAGGTTTTGCAGGTTTACAACGTTATTCAACTGCAACCTGGAGTGGAGATATCGGAACTCGTTGGGAGGATATGAAGGCCCAAATCTCTGCTGGTCTCAATTTTGCAGTAAGCGGCATCCCTTATTGGACCATGGATATTGGTGGTTTTTGTGTGGAAGATAGATATGTTGCGGCCCAGCTAGAATATAATAAAAGTGGAACTGAAAATGGGGATTATAAGGAATGGAGAGAATTAAATACCCGCTGGAATCAATTTGGTGCATTTGCTCCTTTATACCGCTCACATGGCCAATACCCATTTAGAGAACCTTGGCACATTGCACCCGAAGGTCATCCAGCATTTGAATCCATAGTTTATTATACCAACTTACGATACCATTTAATGCCATATATCTATAGTTTGGCAGGTAAAACGTATTTCGACGATTATACCATAATGCGACCTTTGGTTATGGATTTTGCATCAGATAAAAACACGGAAAATATTGGAGACCAATTTATGTTCGGTCCTTCAATTTTAGTAAATCCAGTTTATGAATACGGAGCGCGATCAAAGGATGTTTATTTCCCTAAGGGTACAATTTGGTACGATTTATATTCCGGACAAGCTATTGAAGGAGGACAATCATCAACAGTTGATGCACCATACGGAAAAATCCCACTTTATGTGCCGGCTGGAGCAATTATTCCGACTGGGCAGGCGATGCAATACACAGACGAAAAACCAAATGATAAATTAACCATTTATGTTTATAGTGGTGCTGACGGCAGCTTTGACCTTTATGAAGATGAGGGGGTAAATTACAATTATGAAAAAGGCAGGTATTCAATAACTCCTTTTGATTATAATGATGCAAATGGAATTTTAACCATTGGGGAGAGGCAAGGATCTTTTGATAACATGTTAGAAAATCGAACATTAAATATTGTTTTGGTAACTAAAAATAATCCAATAGGTATGACCTTCGATACAGAAGGCCAAACCATTGAATATAATGGACAACCTCAGTCCATTGAATTGAAATAA
- a CDS encoding glycoside hydrolase family 2 TIM barrel-domain containing protein, which translates to MKGGNNINKKFKISITKIFSVISVVLIFLTCSSSSETENKQRVISLNEDWQFTLIANPQASDTTPENLEWRTLNLPHDWSIEGVFKKDNPADLGGGYLPGGVGWYKKNFKLSDSTKLTFVQFDGVYMNSTVWVNGKKVGNHPNGYGSFEYNITPYLKYGPNENEILVKVDNSKQPNSRWYSGSGIYRNVWLKRVNPIYIPFNGTFITTPKVSNLFAEVSIEIDLANEYPKEKNTQITTTIFQDNLKIESVTSEETLIGNSNKTIYQDLKVTNPKLWSLESPFLYQAITQVYVDGEVIDTYKTNFGIRTFQFDLNKGFILNNEPTKIKGVCLHHDLGPLGAAINNRAIERQLEIMKEMGVNGIRTAHNPPAPKLLDLCDKMGFIVMDEAFDMWEKTKTTYDYANYWEEWHKKDLADFIKRDRNHPSIFIWSIGNEIPEQWSDRGIEIAKELKSIVHELDTTRPITLAMNPPVNMNDVDVTTQFDASKVYLNPVAASGVLDLIGYNYAHQTYEYHQKNFPNTPFIATETTSGLQTRGYYDFPSDTLKIWPLRWDIPFDGGNPGNTVSAFDQVRTPWGSLHETTWKIIKKYDYLSGMFIWTGFDYIGEPTPYSWPSRSSYFGIVDLAGFPKDVFYMYQSEWTDETVLHIFPHWNWEPGKIIDIWAYYNNADEVELFINGKSQGIRTKEGDDLHVMWRVPFEKGTLTAISRKDGQVVKEQEIKTATQPTGLRLKADRSTIIADGKDLSFITVEIVDGNGTLVPTANIQLDFSIEGEGTIIGLSNGDPVNHESFIGTSHKSLNGKCLVILQSTKLSGSLKLSVTSKGLGKSDIIISSIDKTE; encoded by the coding sequence ATGAAGGGCGGCAATAATATTAATAAGAAATTCAAAATTTCTATCACAAAGATTTTTTCTGTTATCAGTGTTGTTTTAATCTTCTTAACGTGCTCTTCTTCAAGTGAAACTGAAAATAAACAAAGAGTCATTTCCTTAAACGAAGATTGGCAATTTACCCTTATTGCAAATCCACAAGCAAGCGACACAACACCTGAAAATTTAGAATGGCGAACACTTAACTTACCTCACGACTGGAGCATTGAAGGTGTATTTAAAAAAGATAATCCCGCAGATCTCGGTGGTGGATACCTCCCTGGGGGCGTAGGTTGGTATAAAAAGAATTTTAAATTATCCGATAGTACTAAATTAACATTCGTACAATTCGATGGCGTTTATATGAATAGTACTGTTTGGGTTAATGGTAAAAAAGTAGGCAATCACCCAAATGGCTATGGAAGTTTTGAATATAACATAACCCCTTACCTTAAATATGGGCCAAATGAAAACGAGATACTAGTTAAAGTCGACAATTCCAAACAGCCCAATTCCAGATGGTATTCAGGCTCGGGAATTTACAGGAATGTTTGGTTGAAACGAGTCAACCCTATATATATTCCCTTTAATGGAACCTTTATTACCACTCCTAAAGTAAGCAACTTATTTGCAGAGGTTTCTATTGAAATCGATTTGGCCAATGAATATCCAAAAGAGAAAAACACCCAAATAACAACCACTATATTTCAAGATAATTTAAAAATTGAATCCGTTACTTCCGAGGAAACTTTAATAGGTAACTCTAATAAAACCATTTACCAGGATTTGAAAGTTACTAATCCAAAACTATGGTCTTTAGAAAGTCCGTTCTTATACCAGGCCATAACACAAGTTTATGTTGACGGGGAAGTTATTGATACTTACAAAACCAACTTTGGAATCCGAACATTTCAATTCGATCTAAATAAAGGTTTTATATTAAATAATGAACCGACAAAAATTAAAGGGGTTTGTCTCCATCATGATTTGGGCCCTCTTGGAGCTGCAATTAATAATCGGGCTATCGAAAGACAATTAGAAATAATGAAAGAGATGGGAGTAAATGGTATTAGAACAGCCCATAATCCTCCTGCTCCAAAATTATTGGATCTCTGTGATAAAATGGGATTTATTGTAATGGATGAGGCTTTTGATATGTGGGAGAAAACAAAGACAACATATGATTATGCCAACTATTGGGAAGAATGGCATAAGAAAGATTTAGCGGATTTTATTAAAAGAGATCGCAATCACCCAAGTATTTTCATTTGGAGCATCGGAAATGAAATTCCTGAACAATGGAGTGATCGTGGGATTGAAATTGCCAAGGAGCTAAAGTCTATTGTACACGAATTAGACACTACCCGTCCAATTACGCTTGCCATGAATCCGCCAGTTAACATGAATGATGTAGATGTAACTACGCAATTCGATGCTTCCAAAGTTTACTTAAATCCTGTGGCTGCATCGGGTGTGTTAGATTTGATCGGATACAATTATGCCCATCAAACCTATGAATACCATCAAAAAAACTTTCCTAATACCCCATTTATTGCCACTGAAACTACCTCCGGACTTCAAACCCGCGGGTATTATGATTTCCCCTCCGACACCTTAAAAATATGGCCCTTACGCTGGGATATTCCATTTGATGGCGGCAACCCAGGAAATACGGTGTCAGCCTTTGATCAGGTTAGGACTCCATGGGGTTCTTTACATGAAACCACTTGGAAAATTATTAAAAAATATGACTACCTCTCCGGTATGTTTATATGGACAGGATTTGATTATATAGGAGAGCCCACACCTTATTCTTGGCCGTCAAGAAGTTCTTATTTTGGAATAGTAGATTTGGCAGGTTTCCCTAAAGATGTCTTTTATATGTACCAGAGCGAATGGACCGATGAAACTGTACTGCACATATTTCCCCATTGGAATTGGGAACCAGGAAAAATTATAGACATTTGGGCATACTATAACAACGCTGACGAAGTTGAATTATTCATTAACGGGAAGTCTCAGGGAATACGGACAAAAGAAGGTGACGATCTTCATGTAATGTGGCGGGTTCCTTTTGAAAAGGGAACCTTAACTGCTATTTCTCGAAAAGATGGCCAAGTAGTCAAGGAACAAGAAATAAAAACAGCAACTCAACCTACAGGTTTAAGATTAAAAGCAGATCGGTCAACCATAATTGCCGATGGAAAGGATTTATCATTTATAACGGTTGAAATAGTTGATGGAAATGGAACTCTTGTACCTACTGCAAATATCCAGCTAGATTTTTCAATTGAGGGTGAAGGGACCATTATCGGGCTTTCAAATGGGGACCCTGTGAACCATGAATCCTTTATAGGAACATCACATAAATCATTAAATGGAAAGTGTCTCGTTATACTACAGTCAACTAAACTTAGCGGAAGTCTGAAACTCTCTGTTACCTCGAAAGGTTTGGGGAAATCTGATATAATTATTTCTAGCATAGATAAAACTGAATAA